GGGGTGACCTCGATCAGCGCGCGAGCGATGCCGAGACGCAGCGCGCCGGCCTGGCCCGAGGGGCCGCCACCGACGAGCTTGGCGAAGATGTCGAACGACTCGGTGCGCTCGACGGTGACCAGCGGCGCCTTGATGAGCTGCTGGTGCACCTTGTTCGGGAAGTACTCCTCGAGGGTGCGACCGTTCAGTTGGAACTGACCGGTACCGGGCACGAGGCGCACCCGCACCACGGCCTCCTTGCGGCGGCCGACGGTCTGGATCGGGCGGTCGATGACGACCGGCTCGCGCGAATCGGCCGGGGCCGCCTCGACGTCGGTGTCGTAGTCATCGGCGGCCTGCTCGACGGCCTCGACGGCCTGCTCGACCGCGGACTCGGCGGCAGCGGTGTCGTCACCGGCAGCGGCCTGGACCTCGGCGGCGTTGTCCACGGCGGCCTCGACCGCCTCGTCGCTGATGTTCTCGTTGCTCACTGGGCCACCTGCTTGATCTCGAAGGGCACGGGCCGCTGGGCCTCGTGGGGATGGTTCGGGCCTGCGTAGACCTTCAGCTTGGACGCCATCGCGCGACCGAGCTTGGTGTGGGGCAGCATGCCCTTGATGGCCTTCTCGACCACGCGCTCGGGGTGG
This sequence is a window from Gordonia insulae. Protein-coding genes within it:
- the rpsI gene encoding 30S ribosomal protein S9; the encoded protein is MSNENISDEAVEAAVDNAAEVQAAAGDDTAAAESAVEQAVEAVEQAADDYDTDVEAAPADSREPVVIDRPIQTVGRRKEAVVRVRLVPGTGQFQLNGRTLEEYFPNKVHQQLIKAPLVTVERTESFDIFAKLVGGGPSGQAGALRLGIARALIEVTPDDRPALKKAGFLTRDPRAVERKKYGLKKARKASQYSKR